The genomic region CATTGCAGGATCGGTCGCTGTCGGGAAAAGTACCACAGCGAGGGTTTTACGCAAGGTATTATCGCTATTACCGAACAAACCTAAAGTGGAACTGGTCACGACAGACGGATTCCTTTATCCCAACAAAGAACTCATACGCCGTGATATCCTCAATAGAAAAGGATTCCCTGAAAGTTATAATACCAAAGAATTGCTGCAATTTCTTTCCGATGTGAAGTCTGGAAAATCATCATTAACGGTTCCGATCTATTCCCACTTGGAATATGATGTACTACCGCAGGATAAGATTACAATTGCACAGCCTGATATCTTGATTGTCGAAGGGATCAATGTCTTGCAGGTCAACTCGCGCAGAAATGGTGTCTTCGTATCCGACTTCTTCGATTATTCCATTTATGTAGATGCTGACGAAAAGAATATTGTAGCTTGGTACATCGACAGATTCGAATCCTTAAGAGCCACTGCCTTTCAGAACGAGAAATCATACTTCCATAAATATGCGAACATGAGTGTAGATGAAAGCGTGGAAATGGCAACCCGCATATGGAATGAAATCAACCGACCAAACCTTCATGAAAACATCCTCCCTACTCGATACCGTGCAGATCTCATCTTAAAGAAAGGTTCGCATCACTTTGTCAAGCGTGTGAAGGTTAGGAAGATTTAAGTACCCTACGCTCAAATTTGATTACTTCTTTTAATATTTCGTTCTCCAACTGCCTATGCATCCGATTGCTGTTGCTTACTGCATGAAGATCTAACTTATAACGAACGAAGTCTTTTCCCAATTCAACCACCTTAAGCTGGAAATCATCGGGCTTATCACTTAAATTAGGATGCGTTGTCAAACTTACCCGTAGCGCCTCTTCCAACTCTTCCACCTCTAGCGATGCCTGCAAAGGCAGCTCAAATCGGACGGTGAACAAACTCGATTGGTGTGCCGAGAGGTTCATAAAAGTGGAAGTAAATACCAGGTTGTTGGGAACCATAATAATATCATCTTCCTCATCCTGCAACACAATATTCGCGAAGGTAATATCGACAATTCTTCCTTTTTGATCACCCACCTTAATACGATCGCCTACAGAAAGCTGTTCGGAGAACATCACAATTAATCCGGAAATCATGTTGGTGATATAGTCGCGGAATAAAACCGCAATCGCCATCGCAACGATCGTTAAGCTCGTGATAAAATCCTTAGGATTGATACCAAAGCTGATCAATAGGGCGATCAATGCAAAAACTACATTTAATACAGCCGTCAATCTGTTTACCCCTAAAACAAAGTTCCCACGCACCGCCCGCTGCTTATGTCGTGCGTTATAAAGAAAGATGACTACATAACGTATCACGGAAAGAAAGATACTTGGGATCAAGAAGCTGTAAAAGCCTCGCATAACCTGAACAAGAGTTTTTTGCTGCATTATTTCTTTACCCAGGTAGGTATCAGCGGCAATCAACCCGATCACTAAAAATATTTTTAGCAAAAAAACATATGGAAATCTAGGTTTGTTGTCTTCAGCCTGTGCAATCATGCCGATGAAGTTATTAAATTTTAACTACTGCACAAAACTGCAATCTGCACAACGACGCTATTCCGCTCAAAATCAGTAAATAAATAAAGACTAGCTCGTATTACCCCGTTTAACCCAGCAATTTAGTTTTCATAATTTCTTAAAAAACAATTAACTTAGCTTCGCCTATGTTGGCAGCTAATAGTTTATGATGGAAACAACATTTGATTTTGAAAAGCCTATCGCTGATTTACAAACTCAAATCGAAAAGGTAAAGCAAGTAGAAGAAAAAACCAAAGTAGATATGGGAGCAACAATCCGCGAACTGGAAGAAAAACTTGAACAAACTAAGCTTGAGGTGTACAACAACATGACCGGATGGCAAAAAGTGCAAATGTCACGCCATGCCGACCGCCCTCAAACTTTCGACTATATTGACCTTATCTGCGACGATTTTATTGAATTACATGGTGACCGTACAGTAAAAGATGATAAAGCCATCGTTGGTGGCTTTGCTTCTATCGCGGGGCAACCGGTAATGGTAATTGGACATCAGAAAGGTAAAAACACGAAAGAGCGTCAATTCCGTAACTTCGGAATGGCAAACCCTGAAGGCTATCGCAAGGCATTACGCCTGATGAAGATGGCAGAGAAATTCAACAAACCTATCGTTACGTTAATTGATACGATGGGTGCTTATCCAGGACTAGAAGCTGAAGAGCGCGGTCAAGGTGAAGCAATCGCTAGAAACCTACTGGAGATGTCGGTGCTTAAAGTGCCGGTAATCTGTATCGTAATTGGCGAAGGTGCATCAGGTGGAGCTTTAGGTATTGGTATCGGCGACCGCGTATACATGTTGCAAAACACTTGGTATTCGGTAATCTCTCCAGAGTCTTGTTCATCGATTCTATGGAGAAGCTGGGACCACAAGGAACGCGCTGCTGAAGCCTTAAAACTAACGGCTGAAGATATGCTAGGCAATGGATTGATCGATGGCATCATCGCTGAACCCCTAGGTGGAGCACACCAAGACCCAGAAACGACAGCAATCAATGTTAAAAACAGAATCCTTGAGGATTTAGCAGTATTACTGCAAAAAGATAAAGACGCCCTAGTCGCTGAACGAATTGATAAGTTCAGTAAAATGGGAGTTGTAAATGAATAAAGGAAAGCGTCTGAAAAGACGCTTTCTTTTATTAGGAGGAACCCATAACGTTAAATTTACGCGCCCTGTATTACTGAAGCCCTTTAGTGAAAGGGCTCTACGCATTGGTGTTATATATAGCGCCCAACATCAATTTCCTTTGTAAGGAATTGGATCCACTAATTTAAATCGCAGTTGCTTTTCTTCGCCCGCTCTCTCAACGACCAAATTGATCAGGTCGCCGTCTTTGTGCTGTAGTTTATGCAACAGGTCCTTGAGTTTCATATTTTCGGTCTTCTTTCCGTTTATCTTTATCAGCACATCATCTTTCAGTACCCCTGCCCTTTCTGCGGGCGAATCCTGTCGTACCCCCGCAACCACATAAACCGGCAATAATTTAAACTCGTATTTCAATACCTGCGATTGCCAAGCTGTTACCCCGCCATTAGGATCATCTTTGTCGCGTCCTCCAATGCTGGTCGGGACTTCGCGCTGCGCCCATACCAAGCCATCATGCTTGACTTCCATGCCGCTCATATTGAATTCAAAAGGCTTCCCGAAATTCTTATTCGGCTTTAAATATATCTCCTCCCCCTGATAATTCAAGATTACATGGAAGTGGCGCAACACCTGACTCCCTACAGATCCGATCCGGCTTTCCGCTAACCTAGCCGCGTGCACGGCATTGGAATCCGGATAAGAAACAATAGGTTGTTTTATCTGAAAGCCAGCCCAGTCGAATCCGGCTATCCGATTTCGCTTGCCATAGATCTCTCCATTAAAGCCACGACCGATAAATTCATAGACGCTAGGTTCCTTCACTTGAAAGGAATCCAGAACGAAGGGAAAAATCAGTAGTCCATCTGAATTGCCCATATCAATCAGCATCTTAGCATGCTCCATTCGATTATCCGCCAAACGAATATCCACTTCCGTATAAGGCCGATCGCGTTCCAAGTGAATAGGAAGTCTCGTAAATTTTCTAGTGATTTTTTCCGGAAAGTTTTGCGGGTCGTATAAGCTAATCCTGTTCTTGATGTAGTCAATCTTCAGCACAAACTGCTGAATAAAGCGCGCTCCTAATATTCCATTAACGGGCATGCCGATGTGGCTGGAGATATCGAGCTCATCGCCATTGATGACAAATACATTGTGCGACGAATCCCGCAAGGTGCCGCCGATCTCCAAATCATTTGCAATGGCCATAATCCCTTCTACCCCATCCTCAATACCAATTCCAGAAAACTTCACCCGATGCACATTGTCAAGCGGAACAGTGTCCTGCTTCCCCGCAAATAGGATCGTCTCCTTGACCCCCGTATCCAACAGAAAGGAAAGCGAAACACCATTTAACTTGACAGGAACGATGATAAGATTACCCACCAACTCAAAATCAAGATGCCGCTTCTTTGTTAAAAAAGAAAACTCGGATTGCCCATGAGCATAAAAACTCAGCAAGCACATACAAAGAAGTGCAATCAATCTCATTTATAAATGGCTATGAGTCTAATTTAAGGAAAAAGATTGGTTTCGTATTAGATGTGAGACATTAGATTTTAGATATTAGAGTATGTCTGGAACAGAAAAAAAAGGATGATAGGATTAGGGTATTGTCTTTGAGCCAGGAAAAAAAGGATTTTAGGATTGGCAGGATCGTGTTAATCTTTTCATCATTTTTTTCCTGGTTCAAGACATCTAGTCGGAACAAGATAATAGATACCTTGACTTTCCTTCTGCTTAAAACCCTTGTAAAGCCCTTTCACTCCCCTTATATACCCCTACCAAACCCGCTCGCAAAGGGCTATGATATGGGTCAGCAAAGGATGAGAAAAAGTAATCAATAAATAATCATCAGTCGTGATCCTGATTATCCCTGCATCCTTCCTATCTTGGTTCAGGAATAGTATTTAGTAGTTAGTACTTAGTATAAAGACCTATGCTGGCCATTCATACGCCATACCCGATCCTGCCAATCCTTGCATCCTTCCTTTCCTCAAAGACAATACAACTACTCCAACTCGAATAAGCGTTAAATAAGGAAGGCGCCTAATTGGCGCCAAACTCTAATGTCTCACATCTAATGGCTAAAATCTAAACTTAAACTGCACTTAACACCCCTCTAAAATATCCTACCGATTCAGCAAGGCCGGCAAGCGGATCTTTCATGTCTTTTTCAAACTCTAGACTGCACGATCCTTGATAATTAATTTTCAGAAGGCCTTTTACAAATGCTGGAATATCGATTACGCCGCGTCCTAGTTCACATGTTTTTCCTTCGGCGGTTGCGGAGGTTACATTTTTAAGGTGCAGGTCAAATATGCGGTCTTTATAGCGAAGTAAATCTTTCAAAGGGTCTTGTCCGTCGCGCATATTGTGTCCCATGTCAAAGCACATACCTACGTTCTTATCTAGCGATTTGATATTATTCCAGATGACCGTTGCATTGGGGTAGATTTTATCTTCGGGACCGTGGTTATGAATTGCATAACGAATATTTGTTTCTTTACATTTCTGAGAAACGTAAGGTAGATCTTTAATTTCAGGAATGCCCACAATCAGATCAACCCCTACCCGTTTTGCATAATCGAATGCTTTATCGATATCTTGAGTTGACTTCGTATAAATTGGCCCGACGGCATAGCCTTTTACATTGGCATCTGCTAACTGTTTATGAAATGCAGCAATCTGTTCGGCAGAACTATCGAAAGGGAGGTGGAAATCTTTGATACACAAGTATCGAACGTTCATCCGCTTCATCATGGCTAAAGATTGTTCTAGATTAAAATGTACAAAGCTGTATCCTGCGATACCAAGTTTCAGTCTGTCTTGTTTGTTTATGGTAGATTGCTCTGCCGCATTTGCCGTATTGCTAAATAAAAATGGAGCCGTAATAAGCGCTGTGCCAGCTAAAAAAGACTGTTGTAAAAACTGTCGCCTTGAGGCAGATTTATTTTTCATTGATGTAGGTTTATGTTGTATAAACCTAAATATAGGGATAAGCGCATTTATTCACAAATTCCAGCAATTCGACCTACAATATTTTTACATATAATATTTGCTTTTCAGCCACAAACTCGCTCGCACTAGCAATATCAATACAGGTACCTCTACAAGTGGTCCAATAACCCCTACAAATGCCTGCGGCGAATGAACGCCAAATACTGCAACCGACACTGCGATTGCTAGCTCAAAATTATTTCCAGTAGCTGTAAATGCTATCGATGCGTTCTTATCATATGGGATTTTTAAGGATTTGTTGATGAAGAAGCTCGCGAAAAACATAAATACAAAATAGATGACTAAGGGTACTGCAATCTTTAAAACATCCAATGGCAACTCCACAATTTTATCTCCTTTCAGACTAAACATTAAGACGATGGTAAAGAGCAGAGCGAATAGAGTGATGGGTGATATTTTCGGTACAAATTTTCTATTATACCATTCAACGCCTTTCAACCGAACCAAAATAAACCGGCTTAGAAAGCCAGCAAAGAAAGGAATACCCAAGTATACCAATATACTTTCTGTGATCTCTTTCATGGACACGCTGACATTGAAATTAGCCAACCCAAACTTGCTAGGCAGGAAATTGATAACAAGCCATACCAATCCACCGTAGCTCAGAATTTGAAAAATACTGTTTAGAGCCACTAATAAAGCTGTGTATTCTCGATTAGCTTTTGCTAAATCACTCCAAACGATAACCATGGCAATACACCGTGCTAATCCAATTAATATTAAGCCCGTCATATAGTCGGGTTCATCTCGTAGAAATAAGACCGCCAACCCAAACATCAATGTCGTGCCGACTACCCAATTCAATAGTAAGGATATTGCGATTACCTTTTTGTCCTTTAGCGCTTTAGGCAATAAAGAATAATCTACTTTCGCTAATGGAGGGTACATCATCAAGATTAACCCTAAGGCTAGTGGAATATTTGTACTGCCTACGTTCCAACTATCGGTTATATGGGAAATGTTTGGGAAGAAATTTCCAATACTTACGCCAATAGCCATGGCAAGAAAGATCCATAGAGTGAGGTAGCGATCTAGAAACTTTAACTTGGGTTGCATAACCTATCGTTTAATTTTTGAAAAAACATAAAACATTTCGCTCGCAATCTGCAAACTACGTTTCTTGTACACTTGAGACTGCTCGGGAGTACCATCTGATACTTTTGGATCCTCATACCTAATCGGGATTCTTTTTTCTGCGCCAACAATAAATG from Sphingobacterium sp. BN32 harbors:
- a CDS encoding acetyl-CoA carboxylase carboxyltransferase subunit alpha, whose product is METTFDFEKPIADLQTQIEKVKQVEEKTKVDMGATIRELEEKLEQTKLEVYNNMTGWQKVQMSRHADRPQTFDYIDLICDDFIELHGDRTVKDDKAIVGGFASIAGQPVMVIGHQKGKNTKERQFRNFGMANPEGYRKALRLMKMAEKFNKPIVTLIDTMGAYPGLEAEERGQGEAIARNLLEMSVLKVPVICIVIGEGASGGALGIGIGDRVYMLQNTWYSVISPESCSSILWRSWDHKERAAEALKLTAEDMLGNGLIDGIIAEPLGGAHQDPETTAINVKNRILEDLAVLLQKDKDALVAERIDKFSKMGVVNE
- a CDS encoding PDZ domain-containing protein yields the protein MRLIALLCMCLLSFYAHGQSEFSFLTKKRHLDFELVGNLIIVPVKLNGVSLSFLLDTGVKETILFAGKQDTVPLDNVHRVKFSGIGIEDGVEGIMAIANDLEIGGTLRDSSHNVFVINGDELDISSHIGMPVNGILGARFIQQFVLKIDYIKNRISLYDPQNFPEKITRKFTRLPIHLERDRPYTEVDIRLADNRMEHAKMLIDMGNSDGLLIFPFVLDSFQVKEPSVYEFIGRGFNGEIYGKRNRIAGFDWAGFQIKQPIVSYPDSNAVHAARLAESRIGSVGSQVLRHFHVILNYQGEEIYLKPNKNFGKPFEFNMSGMEVKHDGLVWAQREVPTSIGGRDKDDPNGGVTAWQSQVLKYEFKLLPVYVVAGVRQDSPAERAGVLKDDVLIKINGKKTENMKLKDLLHKLQHKDGDLINLVVERAGEEKQLRFKLVDPIPYKGN
- the arsB gene encoding ACR3 family arsenite efflux transporter gives rise to the protein MQPKLKFLDRYLTLWIFLAMAIGVSIGNFFPNISHITDSWNVGSTNIPLALGLILMMYPPLAKVDYSLLPKALKDKKVIAISLLLNWVVGTTLMFGLAVLFLRDEPDYMTGLILIGLARCIAMVIVWSDLAKANREYTALLVALNSIFQILSYGGLVWLVINFLPSKFGLANFNVSVSMKEITESILVYLGIPFFAGFLSRFILVRLKGVEWYNRKFVPKISPITLFALLFTIVLMFSLKGDKIVELPLDVLKIAVPLVIYFVFMFFASFFINKSLKIPYDKNASIAFTATGNNFELAIAVSVAVFGVHSPQAFVGVIGPLVEVPVLILLVRASLWLKSKYYM
- a CDS encoding sugar phosphate isomerase/epimerase, with the translated sequence MKNKSASRRQFLQQSFLAGTALITAPFLFSNTANAAEQSTINKQDRLKLGIAGYSFVHFNLEQSLAMMKRMNVRYLCIKDFHLPFDSSAEQIAAFHKQLADANVKGYAVGPIYTKSTQDIDKAFDYAKRVGVDLIVGIPEIKDLPYVSQKCKETNIRYAIHNHGPEDKIYPNATVIWNNIKSLDKNVGMCFDMGHNMRDGQDPLKDLLRYKDRIFDLHLKNVTSATAEGKTCELGRGVIDIPAFVKGLLKINYQGSCSLEFEKDMKDPLAGLAESVGYFRGVLSAV
- the coaA gene encoding type I pantothenate kinase; amino-acid sequence: MPFISEHTFTSPFQNFTREEWKRLNGQLSNMLAEEDLGALHALNEPLTMEEIEDIYIPLAHLMDVHISEFRELHRRSNDFFRRNNRKLPFIIGIAGSVAVGKSTTARVLRKVLSLLPNKPKVELVTTDGFLYPNKELIRRDILNRKGFPESYNTKELLQFLSDVKSGKSSLTVPIYSHLEYDVLPQDKITIAQPDILIVEGINVLQVNSRRNGVFVSDFFDYSIYVDADEKNIVAWYIDRFESLRATAFQNEKSYFHKYANMSVDESVEMATRIWNEINRPNLHENILPTRYRADLILKKGSHHFVKRVKVRKI
- a CDS encoding mechanosensitive ion channel family protein, which translates into the protein MIAQAEDNKPRFPYVFLLKIFLVIGLIAADTYLGKEIMQQKTLVQVMRGFYSFLIPSIFLSVIRYVVIFLYNARHKQRAVRGNFVLGVNRLTAVLNVVFALIALLISFGINPKDFITSLTIVAMAIAVLFRDYITNMISGLIVMFSEQLSVGDRIKVGDQKGRIVDITFANIVLQDEEDDIIMVPNNLVFTSTFMNLSAHQSSLFTVRFELPLQASLEVEELEEALRVSLTTHPNLSDKPDDFQLKVVELGKDFVRYKLDLHAVSNSNRMHRQLENEILKEVIKFERRVLKSS